Genomic segment of Ignavibacteriales bacterium:
ATTTCAACCAATGCTGGTTCCAGCTCAGATAAAAACTTTATAATTTCTGCAATTGACTGATCATCAATATCTGAAGCAACGCCACCGATGCGTGTATAACTTGTAGTAAATCTTGCACCGGCAATTCTATCGAAAATACTATTAACCTTTTCACGTTCACGGAATGTCCACATTACCATAGTTACAGCTCCAACATCCATTGCAAATGTTCCAATTGCTACCATGTGTGCCGCAATTCTTGAAAGTTCAGAAACTATCATTCGAATATATTGTGCGCGTTTTGGTGCTTCGATTCCAGCAAGTTTTTCTACTGCAAGAACGTATCCAACATTATTACACATAGTTCCAGTATAATCAAGACGGTCTGTATGAGGAATAAATTCGATGTAGCTCATGTTCTCAGCCATCTTTTCATAACCGCGATGCAGATAACCAAGTTCCGGTACAATTCCAACAACCGTTTCACCATCAAGACGCAACACAAGTCGAAGTACACCGTGAGTTGCCGGATGTTGTGGACCCATGTTGATTACCATTTCGTTTTCAAGAACATCTTCAATAGTAAGGTTTTGATCTTCTTGAAGTTTCTTCAGAAGTTTTTCGTCATTATATATTTGTTTAATTCTATCCATTCTATTCTGCTTTAAAAGGAAGTGGCAATGAACCGGGAATACCCAGAACAGGAAAATCTTTTCTCAACGGGTGGTATTCAAATCCTTCGGGCATATACATTCTTCTAAAATCGGGATGGTTGATAAATTTAATTCCGTACATATCCCACGTCTCGCGTTCATACCAATTAGCACTTTGCCAAACAGATGAGACAGTTTCTATTGTTGGAGGATCATCATCAATATTCGATTTAAGTCTTAACGAGTAATTTAATTTGAAAGAATAGATGTGGTAAACTGTTGTAAATCTTTTTTTGCGGGTTGCCCAATCAATTGCAGTTACATCTTTACACATAATGAATTGAAGATCGGGATCTTCTTTCAAAAACTTTCCAAGATTAACAATCTGATCCTTCTTAATTGTAATACAGAGATCGTCTCTAAAATCTGAAACTTCTTCTACGGATTCGCCAAATTTTTCTTTTACTTTTTCAACAATTAGTTCTTTGGTATTCATCGGTCAGTTTTGAGAGTGTTCAAGTTCAGCAAGTGATCTGTTTTGAAAATCGCGTGCTTTGGTTTTTCCAATTTTATCTTGAATTGTCATTAATGCATTTAATAAATTTTCCGGACGAGGCGGACAGCCGGCAGTGTAAACATCAACCGGAAGAAATTGATCTATCCCTTGCACAACGCTATATGAACGGTACATTCCGCCGGAAGAAGTACAAGCGCCCATTGCAATAACCCATTTTGGTTCCGGCATTTGATCATAAATTCTTCTAACAACTTGAGCCATTTTATATGTTACGGTTCCGGCTACAATCATAAGATCGGATTGACGCGGGCTAAAACGCATTACTTCGGAACCAAATCTTGCTATATCATATTTAGGATCTGCAGTAGCTATCATTTCAATTGCACAGCAGGAAATTCCCATCGGCATTGGCCATACCGAACTTTTGCGAGACCACGCAACTATTGCATCTATTGTAGTTGTTAAAAATCCATCCTTTTGAAGTACCGCTTCTAATCCCATTTCAATCCGCCTTTCATATAGACATAAAGAAATCCCAATTCAAGTACAATTAAGAAGATAAGCATTGGCATAAAAGCAAAAATTCCAAGATCGGCAAATAATTTTTTGAATTGTACCGCCCATGGATAAACATAAATTACTTCGATATCAAAAATGATGAACATCATTGTAACAAGATAATACTTAATCGAAATCCTTTCGTGTGTTGAACCAACAGGATCTTTACCGCTTTCATAAGTCATTGTTTTAATTTTATTGGGACGCTGTGGGCCAAAAAGAGTTGAGGAAAAAACAACTATTCCTCCAAAAGCAGCAGCTACAATTATTACTAGAATAATAGGTATGTAATCAAATATCATAGAAATATTTCATTTTTTGCACGGGAAAAATAAACGAATTGGGGTTATAAAGCAAAACGGAATGTAGAGTGTAGAATGAACGAGTGTAGAGTAAAATTCCATTTTATACTCTACACTCTAAACTCTACACTTTTAAGTAAGAATTTCAATTAATTTTTCTACCACAGTATCTAGGTCTTCATAACTAATTACCAATGGCGGTAGCATACGTAATACAGTTGTTCCGGCAGGTAAAGAAAGTATTTTATGATTAAGTAATTCAAGTATTACCGGCTGAGATTTATCTTTTAATTCTATGCCGATCATCAATCCGATGATTCTAATCTCACGGACTTTTGAGAGCGGATGTTTTTCCAATTTCTCTTTGAAATATTTTCCTTTTGCTTCGGCTTGTTCCCACAATTTATTTTCAAGCATAAAATCTATTGCAGCTATTCCCGCGGCGCATGCAAGCGGGTTGCCGCCAAAGGTTGAGCCGTGTTTACTTTTTTCAACTGTTATTTTATCAGAACAAAGTAATGCACCCATCGGAAATCCGCCGGCGATTGATTTTGCAAGCGTCATCATATCTGCTTCGATTTCTAGATACTCAATCGCAAACATTTTTCCGGTTCTGCAGAATCCAGTTTGTATCTCATCAATAATCAGAAGAATATTTTTTTCATCGCAAAGCTGTCTAACTTTTTGGAAATATTCTTTCTGCCCAATATTAATTCCGCCTTCGCCCTGGATCGGTTCTAGAATGATCCCTGCGGTATCATCATCAACGGCTTCTGCAAGCTTTTCAAAATTGTTGAAAGGAACGAAAGAGAAACCCGGCACAAGCGGTTTAAATCCTTCGCGGTACTCTTTTTTATAAGTTGCGCTTAACGCACCCATTGTTCTGCCGTGAAAGCCTTTCATTGCTGCAATGAATTTTGTTTTCTTTGTGTTCAAACGTGCAAACTTTATTGCCGCTTCAATTGCTTCGGTTCCGCTGTTCGTTAGGAATGTCTTAGTTAAATTCTTAGGTACTATACTGAAAAGTTTTTCCAAAAAGATTGCTTTAGTATCATTGTAAAAAGTATTTGGGCAAGTAATAAGAGTTGCAGCCTGTTTAGAAATTGCTTCAACAACTTTATCATTAGCATGTCCGACATTTGCTACACTTATTCCCGCCGCCATGTCGATATATTCATTGCCTTGATCGTCCCACACTCGCGCTCCTTTACCTTTTACCAATACAATATCGCGGCGCGGATAAACATCAATTTCGTATTGCTGGGTGATTGCTTTGTAATCTTTCATTGTATTGTTGTTCCCTTTCCATTTAGTGCATCTTTAATTGGATTTTCTGTTCTGCCGTCTGAAAGAATAACAGTTGTATCTCCCGACTCGAATAATTTTCTTAGAGCAAGAATTTTTCTTTTCATTCTTCCTTCCACCTTTTGTTCCATTACTTCAAGTTCAGCTTTTGAAATATTAGAGACAAGTGATGAAGGATCGTTTTTGTCTAATAAAAATCCCGGAGCTTCAATTAGAGAAATTATTTTTTCAGCCTTGAATTCTTTTTGAAGCAAAGCTATAATGTCATCGTTCTCGGAATTTATCGCGAAATTATTTTCATCAATCAACGGAACACTAAGAACAGGAGTGTAACCATTATATAACAACAAATCTAAGAGTTGCTTATTTATCGCCTTCGGTTTACCGGAAAAATCTCTTAACAATAATGTCTTCCCGCCTTCACGGACCTTGATACCACTATTTCGTTTACCCTGTATAACTTTGCCATCTAAACCGGAAAGACCAACTGCATTAACTCCATTCTTCTGAAATAATTCTACTATTCTTTTATTCCTTAAACCGGCATATGCCATCATAGCAAGATCAATTGTATTCTCGTCACTAAAGACAGAATCATAACCGGAAAGCGAAGTAATAACTTTTTTTTCAATACCAAGTTTTTTTGCAAGATCATCACGCAAAGCATTGGCACCATGAACAATAATAAATTTTTCGTTAAGTGCCGCTAAATCTTTTACAATCCCAACAAGATTTAAATCCTTCCCTCCGCCAATCTTAATTAAAAGCATGGAATCTCCGTTAATGAATTATTCTGAATAGGTATCCAATCATTTTCATTCGATAATTTTTCTG
This window contains:
- the nuoD gene encoding NADH dehydrogenase (quinone) subunit D, with amino-acid sequence MDRIKQIYNDEKLLKKLQEDQNLTIEDVLENEMVINMGPQHPATHGVLRLVLRLDGETVVGIVPELGYLHRGYEKMAENMSYIEFIPHTDRLDYTGTMCNNVGYVLAVEKLAGIEAPKRAQYIRMIVSELSRIAAHMVAIGTFAMDVGAVTMVMWTFREREKVNSIFDRIAGARFTTSYTRIGGVASDIDDQSIAEIIKFLSELEPALVEMDKLLLSNRIFIDRLEGIGILPKEDAIALGVTGPNLRASGVEYDVRRAKPYLFYNEIDFKIPTFSQGDCLARYFQRGDEVKESIKILRQCLDKIPQGEVIANNPKKVLPHKTEIYSKMEELIHDFMIINFGINPPVGDTYFSVENPKGELGFYIVSNGSGQPWKLKIHSPSFCNLQALSQLCKGAMVSDVIAIIGSLDPVMGEADK
- a CDS encoding NADH-quinone oxidoreductase subunit C, whose product is MNTKELIVEKVKEKFGESVEEVSDFRDDLCITIKKDQIVNLGKFLKEDPDLQFIMCKDVTAIDWATRKKRFTTVYHIYSFKLNYSLRLKSNIDDDPPTIETVSSVWQSANWYERETWDMYGIKFINHPDFRRMYMPEGFEYHPLRKDFPVLGIPGSLPLPFKAE
- a CDS encoding NADH-quinone oxidoreductase subunit B, giving the protein MGLEAVLQKDGFLTTTIDAIVAWSRKSSVWPMPMGISCCAIEMIATADPKYDIARFGSEVMRFSPRQSDLMIVAGTVTYKMAQVVRRIYDQMPEPKWVIAMGACTSSGGMYRSYSVVQGIDQFLPVDVYTAGCPPRPENLLNALMTIQDKIGKTKARDFQNRSLAELEHSQN
- a CDS encoding NADH-quinone oxidoreductase subunit A; translated protein: MIFDYIPIILVIIVAAAFGGIVVFSSTLFGPQRPNKIKTMTYESGKDPVGSTHERISIKYYLVTMMFIIFDIEVIYVYPWAVQFKKLFADLGIFAFMPMLIFLIVLELGFLYVYMKGGLKWD
- a CDS encoding aspartate aminotransferase family protein: MKDYKAITQQYEIDVYPRRDIVLVKGKGARVWDDQGNEYIDMAAGISVANVGHANDKVVEAISKQAATLITCPNTFYNDTKAIFLEKLFSIVPKNLTKTFLTNSGTEAIEAAIKFARLNTKKTKFIAAMKGFHGRTMGALSATYKKEYREGFKPLVPGFSFVPFNNFEKLAEAVDDDTAGIILEPIQGEGGINIGQKEYFQKVRQLCDEKNILLIIDEIQTGFCRTGKMFAIEYLEIEADMMTLAKSIAGGFPMGALLCSDKITVEKSKHGSTFGGNPLACAAGIAAIDFMLENKLWEQAEAKGKYFKEKLEKHPLSKVREIRIIGLMIGIELKDKSQPVILELLNHKILSLPAGTTVLRMLPPLVISYEDLDTVVEKLIEILT
- a CDS encoding [LysW]-aminoadipate kinase, with product MLLIKIGGGKDLNLVGIVKDLAALNEKFIIVHGANALRDDLAKKLGIEKKVITSLSGYDSVFSDENTIDLAMMAYAGLRNKRIVELFQKNGVNAVGLSGLDGKVIQGKRNSGIKVREGGKTLLLRDFSGKPKAINKQLLDLLLYNGYTPVLSVPLIDENNFAINSENDDIIALLQKEFKAEKIISLIEAPGFLLDKNDPSSLVSNISKAELEVMEQKVEGRMKRKILALRKLFESGDTTVILSDGRTENPIKDALNGKGTTIQ